AAAGATCTACACACAAATCTTATGGTTTTGAGtcataaataagaaaaatttgacctaaacattactcaaacacacTTACACAATCTttctctatttcaaattttaaattttttatctaatcattgcctaaaattactcaaacacaaaaatcaatacttttacaaacttcaaaacaaaaattatactaaaaaattatatttaaacaacttttcaactttatctattcactttcataaactctaataaaacatctccactcaaactatttcaccaTTATTCATTCAccattattcataaaattttgagatactttaagcatccaaacatgcccttaaaCGTTAAGAAAACAGTTCTAATTAAGGAGAGGgatttatcaataaaaagtaTACATTCAtgcacaacaaaaaataaattaattaatccCATTTTCCACAATTGCACCTTCTGCCTGCATTGATAGAGAGTGAAAGATAGCTTgctgaatattattatttttccaaatcTTTTATAGTATCTAAGAGAGGAGATATCCATTATTTCAGCCTGGAAAATGGAATTAATAGCAATGCTGCATAATCACAAAATTTAAACTCAGAAATTAACAACTGTTTCTgcctataataataataataataacaaaaaaaaattatattacgtATAATCCAGTGTTCAAATTAAAGCCACTAAACACCTAAAACAGGAAGCCAACAAACAAGGCTTCCAATCCTTGTTGTGtgccaaaaggaaaagaaaatgcctCCAAAGGGGTTCTGTATGGAAGGGTCAAGAAAACCTCAGCATATAAAAAGAATGATCAAACAATAGCTAAATATGAAACCAGAAGaatcgtgagtgtgcaagtaaAGGACTTCCACTTGGATGAATGATTCGCCACAGGTATAGGAGAAGTGTTACCACTACTTTGTTTGGTTTCCGGGTTGACGGCAAGAGCAGGGGAAACAGCAGGCGAGTGTGATGGTGTGGTAGGCAGAATGTTCGAATTCTCATCATTGTAGCCTGATGACAGCAAGCCTCATTATAACCACTTAAAAGAGTACACCAGGGGAAGCAAAATTTGCAcgttgaggaaaaagaaaaggaatttcACTCACAGTTTGAGTCCTTCCAACCCAATACCATCTTCTCACGATCAAAAACTAGGTGATAACCAACCATGAAGTTTTCTGgatgaaaataaatcaaacaagcTGTAAGGGgcaatttttcaattcaaatatgtGAGGATACATAATGGGCTTTCAGTTATACATCGAGCCAAGAATATCCAGGTATAAGTGGCAAGGAATAAGATCctcctttaaatttgaaatggaaaaaataaatccatTTCATACAACATATGGAATATTTTGGCTTTGCCATCCTTCTTATAATACTATGACTGAAATACTCGTATTTTGTATATCAATTCTAAGTGAAATAGAGGATTTAAAGTTACGAACTTGTTCAATGATACAATGATTAAAGAATTTTCATTGTTTCTATTGCAAAAATTATAGTGTCTGATTAAATGAGTGTGATTTGAACCCACACATTGATAATACATTGCTGTATAAAATCTCTCCCCAAATTAGAGACTACTGAAGATGTGCCCAGCCATATTGATTTTTAACCATCATAGAGTGACTATAAGTTAGGAAAGGAAGTCAAGTCTGAGAATTCTAAATTTCTAGTTTCTAAACTGGGAGGGACGACTAAACGTCGGATATCTAACCAATTCACCCAAATGCTTAAAGTACCGATCACGCTCCCTCTACCCCAAGAAACCAATTCCATCAATCCAGAAAGAGTTTCAACCAAAGAAAGGATACGTAGAATTTCCACAACAAGATGGTATCTCCATTAGTtgccttataaaaaatatatgcaaagTCAAGATTCCAAAATGACAAAACATGAAAATGTGTCCACATTAATAGaaacaagttttaaaataaacaaaaatagtcTTACTACTCGATCAAGAAAAGTAACTAAGATATTGATACTCACGTCCAATGATGTTTATATTTTCACTTTTGAGAAGAGCCAGACAATACAAATATCCACCATTCTGGAGAAAATAACATCAAACTTTAGCATAAGTTGGGTAGGAATAGGAAATTAAAGTTTTATAAGTGAGATCATACTGGAGTTTGGACCACTGCAGTTGGATCATTGAGAAAATATTGGTCTCCACCTTTCATTGTCAGATTCATATCAGGAATTGTATAGTTGTTTTGATTTGCGCTGCATATAAAGTGGAAGTCAGCACCTTCGAGTTGAAGgaacaaaattaatacaaaatagaAAGGGGTTACATCCAAACTACATCACCTTAGTTCATAACAATATTCAAAGGGGATCTCAGAATCAGGTGAATGCCGCTTTTCTTGGACTTGGGAATTGAACTGTTTAACaacgtaaataaaaaataatcacatctCATAAAATTATAACTCCAAATAATTAATCTCACAGAACAGCATTATTTAAAGAACTTACACTCTCTGAAATAAAAGCATAAGCAGGGTCACTCAGGAGTGTGAATGATGTACCAGAGTCGAATATGGCACTGAACTCAAGCTCAGAAGCACTGGTTCCCACAGTTATTCGAGTGATGCTGATGTTATAAGTTGGGCTGATAACAAGTTCCCAAGGATTACAAGTAGCATGGGATTCAGATCACATATAAGTCTACTTGCCAAACTAAACAAAGCTTTCCCATTAGCATTTGCGATATTAAGAGGTGCCAGTGGCCTTTGGACCAATTGGACTCAACCCCAGCATTTCAAGTGTCAGATCCGGGGTTCAAATCTCGACATCCCCATTCCctagggaaaaaaacaaaaaataacttaCTGCGATTGCATAACATGGAATGGAGTTTCTCTTTGCTCTGAGCTGCCATTATTTCCAAAATTGATCTTCCCAATCCCATCAGCTCCAAAACACATAGAAAAAGAATTTGAAGCTAGCCCATTTCTTGCTAAGACGCTTGGAACAGATATGTCTTCCATGCCAAGCCCGAACAGACCATTTGGTGCTGCACCCGACAAAAAAGTGCCAGTCTGAATTTGACCACAACTGCAACAAGGTAAGAGGTCAGATTGGAAAGGCCACAGATAACAAAAATCTGCTAAACAGATCTGAATATTAGGTAAAAAACAAGAGGCAACTTCAAGAAATTACAAAGTTATGTTAACCATCAATGAAGGAGATGAAAACCGTTGATGATTGTTTAAAATCTTGGACATATATGTTTCTGATTTTATCACTGACCCCTCTAGAGGTTTCTTTCTGATAAGACCAAGGCAATACAACTTCTTCACTCCTGACAGAATCATTCCTAGTTGAGGAGAAAAAGCCATTCCAAACTCTAGATCTATCATCCATCCGATCTAACATTTGTCAAAATATCACATTCTCCATACTTTGTCATTTTatcagaaaattaataataatcccgttttaaaaattgatatcaCTAATGATATAACACCGGAATCATATTGATTTCAGAAGCTTGCCATCTGTACCtagtaaatttttttgatattacGAAAAGCCAGAGTTTCCAAATATTTCCCCCGAATGTTATTGGTCACAAGGTAATGAGAAACATACCCAAAAGTAATCTGAGCATTAACAACTTTTGGTTGATCATCATCTGTAACTAAGTGCAAAACATCCTCTACCAAGACCCCCATAGATGAGGTGTTACTAGAAAGATATGCAACTTCATAAGCACAGTTACTATTTGCTGATGAGCATGGCCTTTGTTGGCAAAAGGTGCTGTCGCAGGAAACctttttgcttgttgatgaagTATTAGGGCTGTAgatgtttagttttatttccTGCTTGATAAAAGAATTAAGTAATTATCAAAGAATTCAGGACATGAAAGCTTTTTTCACCAGCAATCCACCAAAACAACCAAATACATGGCAAACACAAGTCCAATATAAATCTAAGGTGTGTAGGTTAGATCATAAGATTTTAGCCAATATGCACATAACTGACTTATCCAGATGTTAAAGAACAATAAAAGCTTCTAATATAGACCCCGCATAAATAGAATTTTCTGGGTGTGGCAAAGAAAACTTGATATATATTGAGCAAAGACTAAATAATTTCACATGTAGTCGTTAATGATTTGGAAATTTAGAGTTAATTTTCCCTTCATCCAAATGCTCTCCTTTCACAAAGATGCATGATTATGAAGATTCCAAAAAGTAGAGGCAGGAAAGTCAATATGAGTTTTAAGCATGAATGCTATACGAGAGTGACACATAACTAAGCTGAATAGAAGTAAATAAAAACACACGAATAGAAGTAAAtaagccacatcaatttgtaagtttgtttTTCTAAGTACATGCAGCACTTCTCGTATAATATACCTTTCCAGATGATGATGACTTCAAGCCATCAATGCAACTGTCTTTCTTACAATCGCATGGTAGCCAGAACAAATCACTACCAGTGTCTAATGCCACAAGAAATGACATACTTGGTGTCCCTACAGATACATTGGCATAATGCAAACTGAAACACCAAGAAGAACATTGCAAGAAATGGTTAGTTAAGAGAAGTGTCAGGGAGAACTGGAGAAGAAAAACATATACCTTCATTCCTCGTTTGATcagcaagaaaattaaaagaaatctcaaacaaaaaatatccaTAATTTTCACATAGAAAGATACGCTTTAAGAACTTATTTTCCGTCTccgataataaattataaagaaacgCAAAAAATCgaagtgacaaaaaaaaaaaaaaaaaaatgctaccaAACAGTTCCTTCCCATCTAAAATCCAGTTGAGTAAATACTtcgcaaaagaaaagaaaagaaaaggctataattattggattttgaggTTAATAGAAGTAAAATCCACGTCAAGTAGTAGCAACTAAGTTATTGGGTTCGTCTAACAAGTTAAAGGACCCGTTATCATCCAGCAACAGCAAACATAAAACTCCTATCTCTTCTCTTCTCAactttctcagcaaccaaacaatcATAATCCAAATTCTTCAAAAGGTCACTAGAATTCcagcaaacaaaataaatactaataatatatacatagtAACATAAGGAATGGCTTAAGATCGTACAATCCCAAAGAGCTGATCAAAACAGTGTCGTTTCCATTGGCAAAAGTGAGCGGCGAGGACTGGCCATCGATGGCAGCGAGGTGACGGGCGCGAATTAAGCGGTCACGGTGGGCCATGGAGACGTAGTAGTCCACGCTTCCCTTCACCGGGAGGTCATCGACGCCGAGAAATCCCTTAACTGGATGGGAGAACCGGTGGTGAATGTCAAAACTGAACGTGGGCCCGAACCCATAACAGATCCGGGAACTCAAACCCAACAACAAAACGCACGGTACCCATAAAGTGGCAGAAGTAAAAGGAGGCCAAGCCATGGCTTTGAGGTTGAGGTGGTGGTTGTCGTTGTTGCAGAGTGTGTAATAtcagagctctctctctctctctctctctctctatatatatatatatatatgaggaaaaGTGAATTTTAGGCAGACATAGTATGAACCAATGTGAAGGTATTAAAGACTGGCAAGCAACTGAGGAAGTTGACGCGTTCCCACTTCTTGCCCGGAAGAAGAATACAAAGCACTCTCACAGACACACacagaggagaggagagagagagagagagcgagagggagagagagaggtcctAATCCTAACTATATTTTTGGTGGGTGAATTCTCCAAAAGTCAAAGGTCGCTCTCTGGCAATGGAATGCGAAGATAAAACCGCGGGTGATCCGGAAACATCATTTATTCCAAGTAAAGAAAAACGGGTACCTTCTTATTTCCGACTGTTGAAAGTCCCCTTCCCTCATAAAATATTTGCATCTCTCTCTGAAAAATACtagttcaaatatataaattttaaagaattataagaaacttatttatttaaaatttatacttatttttcatcatttaaaaacacattTATAAATTGAGCGGTACTACTCTACCGTCTGAGTAGCACTGTTTAAAGTGATCGCTAGTTaaaattaactatttttttaatcatatttttttatcattttaaaacattttaaaaaaatataaaaaaatatcaatacactaatagttcCTTCCTTAACTacttagtaaaattaaaaattaaaaaaattaaaagaaaaaaaaaatgtcaatatgAGGTGTCAAATTTAAGTGtcaaactagcattttccttataaattaatatagctTATTATTGTATTACAACATTATATTtcagaaaatttgaaaacatctgAGAGAAAGTTGGGCCAATCTGAAAATATGTAAGACCCGGCGGggcatatataaattatagagACGAACATGCAGGAacatttctataaaataaaataaaaatgttaaaataacgGACCGAATGGTCGGAGGTAGTTGGCAAAGCGGTTGACGTTCATATTCGCTGGAAAAATCAtcgaaaaaaaaacaaaaaaaaataaaaaaagcggGCCACCACGTGTCAAACACCCACTGTTTAGTTCCAACCACTTCAATTTAAGTAGTATTGgcgtaattaatattaattatgctATGATGActtgtattttccttttttcttatatGCTTCCACTTTGAACGCTCAAAAGAATCaccataaattaattataataataattattattaaaaggcagttttataaaaaatattttgcatacTCTTATCAAATTTGTTTTAAGGAAATAAGTCTAATGTTTACAGAAAATATTATCTAAAAGATGGAAAAGTGAGCGTTTGGAAAagtgaaataagatgattttaaatgagttaaataaaatattattataatattattttttaatattattattatataaaaatttaaaaaaattataatgagccTAGTCTCCTTTCTCCTCTGTGCATGAGTGCAAGAAGCTTCGGAGACGTCCTTCTTTGACCAAAAAGGAGCAAAGAAAATACTAGCCACTTGGGTGGAGTAATTGTAACGACACGACACCTAGAAAATGATCTTCATCAGTTCTTTGAGGAAAATAAGTCCCTCAAAGTATTTGGGCAGGCAGTCATCAAGTGAGAGAAGGACATAGAAAGTGGGTTTTAAGGATGCTACGTCCAGTCGTAGAGTGTAAGTACTAGATaatagttttgaaaaagaataaaatctactattaaaaaattaacatttttttcatgtaaatttaatatttactcatttttttataaagagattgTACAGTACTTACATACTCaacaactgtaaatatcatatcTCATTTAATATTACAGCCAGCAATAGATATTGTAAGACCCATTTTCTCTCACACAATTGAGACCCTCAAGTTCAAGTCTATAACATTAATTAAGGATTTATACTgctaaaaaatttcatatagataataaaaacaTTTACGACTAATATCAACTAATAAATATTAGCAGATAAGAACTTGAAGGAAGGTTGATACATTGCCTAAGTGAGTGTTGGGAATaatcaactagaagcagccATGCAATGAGTacaaagtgtgcactgctacaatgacttctctctaacattactcttttcaaAAACTCTACTTTAGCTTAAAGAGAGGTCCAAAACTGCGGCACTCCCACTACCTAATGATAATGATGGTCCCTTTACGTGAAAGGGTTTACTTGACCGTAATTGGTGCTAATTTTACAGAGACTTTCATATGTTTGATGACAATCTACGGTGGATAGCCGGCAGTCGGCAGAAATTTAAGGAGTAAATATCACATCCAAATGACAGTCAGTCCTAAAAGTAATTATAGAATGGAAAACAAAATCACAatacgaagaaaaaaaaacaattttgacaaaatggcaattttttttttttttttttttgaattctcTGGACATCTAACTGCACAAGAAGGATCATCAGACGGAAAGTAAAAGGCCACTGAAACATCtgtatctgattttttttaaggaaggGATGAAGTTTTAAGGCATATGAGTCCATCATCTGATGATTTCATTAGATGATGAAAGTCATATGATAATGATAACAATTGGGAAAATACTTGTATTAATTTTGTGAATGTGCACCATGTCCACATTCCGCAGACACCAGACAGGATAGAGATATTCTGGCATACCCATGAGCAAGTGTAATGGGAACCCAAATATAGAGTAAAAGGGGAATCTTAAAGGGGGGCGAATTATATCAACATATGATACAAGGATATGAATCTTACTACAGTCGAGAAACTAAAattggtattaaaaaaaatgatcatagaaaaaaaaaatgatcatagAAAAGCTACAACAGCAGAAACAATGTAATGAGAAATTTGAAGTAAGTCAGAGAAGTATGACTACAGAACAATGGCCATGCAGCCGAACCATGGGAACTATTCCCGGTCTCTTTTGTAGACTCTGGAGTAGAGGAGTTACCTAGTCCAGCGGCAACAGCAGGAGGCACCGTGGTACCGTGAGGCTTTGTTGGAGATATATTGTGATCTTCTTTGTCATAACCTGCATAAGGGCCCAAAGGGTGGTTGAGAAGGTTATAGATCAAAACCTGAAAGAACAATATAAGCATACGTGAGAGCAACACTTACAATCAAACTTCTTCCAGCCCAAGACAAGTTTTTCTCGGTCAAATACAACACGGTAACCAGTCATTAAGTTTTCTGCATGTAGAGGAAATTACTGAATTATAAGCAAGCAGAGAGTTCATAGAGAAATAGATAAACAAAAGGAAGCATACTCCTGATCCTAATTGAGATCAAGATTCTAGTTAGTTTCATTGGGAAACCCAACATGGAcctctcatcaataattactaCGGGGTACTATGCAAAAAATAAACCCTGTATATGCCTGTTATTTGGTCAGTTAAATTTTCAGTACTACAAGATCTCCCAGACACTAACCTCGCCCAGGTTTGTACTTGAGTTACATGCAGCAATATAACGTGCACCCAATTCATTGTGAGAATTTGTCAAATGTAATATAGAAGACTTACGTCCAATTATATTCAGTTCTCTGCTCTTGACAACAGCAAGGCAATAAACAAGTTCAGTCTGTGCATATCAATTGGAGGAAAGATATTTTGTATTAGGTAtagataaacaaaaataaaatagtactGAAGTACCAAACAAAAACTAAATCAAAACAGTACCTGACTGTTGATGACTATTATGGGCTCATGGATGGCAAATTGACTTCCACCTTTCATGGTTAAACTCATGCTAGGTATCAAACTAGCATTGGCCCTAGGACTGCCCACAATAAAGAAAAGCTTCAGATATGGAGGGTAGAAACCAAACTGAAGTATGGATATAACTAAATGGAACCTCATATCATAACAATATTCAAAAGGGATCCTTGAATCTGGCGGATGCCGCTTATCTTGTGCCTGTGAATGGAACTGGCAAAGAATATAAAACTGCTAAGTTCCAGCACTCGAtacatatataatgtataaaaagcaagtaaaataaatttaatcattttacatgCTTACACTCTCTGCAAGCCTGGCATAGGTTGGCTCAACCAAGTATGTAAAAGAGGTCCCAGAGTCAAAAAGAGCAGTGAAATCCACATCAATTAGAGTTTTGCCAACTCGAAGTTGAGTAACACTGATATTATAGTTGGGGCTacaataaaagacaaaaagacCTAGATAAAAACCCTCTATCAGAGAAAACATAATCAATCTAGATTGATTAACAATTGGCACAAAGTAACAAAGAAATTACCACTTACTGTGATGGATTCAGATTAAAAGGGGTCTCTTCTTGATCAGGACTACCCTTGTCTCCAAAACTGATCCTTCCAATTCCATCATGTCCGAAGCACATGGAGAAAGAATCTGCCGTAAAACCTTCGCTAGATAAAATGCTAGGAACTGATATCTTCTCCATGCCAAGCCCAAACAAACCATTGGGAGCTGCAACATCCAAAAATGAACCACTTTGAACCTGCCCACAGCTGTAGAATTCATGTTGTATCTTAATCTCTGAATAGGTGTGCGGGAGGGAGAAATGGGGGAATAAGAAATGGGAAAATAAGAACATTCCAATAAGCACTCATCAAAATAATGGTGCCGGAATAGGGTTAAGAGTTCAGATAAGTTGAGCTAATCATAGAACTCACCCAAATGTGATGTATGCCTCAAAAAGTTCGTGATAACTATCTTCTGCTGTTAAGTGCAGAACATCCTCTACCAATATCCCAGATGTAGATGTTTCAGCTGAGACATAAGAGACCATGTAAGGGCAATTGTCGAATGTTCCAATGCATCGACTACGGTGTGCACACAGACTGTTGTTGCAAGTAACGTTTCTGCTCGTTGACGACCCTTTAGGATTGTATATATTAAGCTCAAAATCCTGTAGAGTAACTTGCTTTCATTGAAAATCAATGGAAGAGCAGCAAAAAAGCactcatgaaaagaaaacagaagggagaatcttttttttttttttttttacaagtgaaaaaagaaaataaaagaaaagaatttttttccaaacttttttCAATGTGCCTTCAACAATGTTTTGAAAGCAAAACGTAGATATTACCTAATCTAGTATTCTCCACCCTAAACACACTCATGGGTACGAAAGAAGGCTTATCGCTTAGTCAAGAATCAAATCAGACCCCCAAATACTATAGAAATCTCTTGACTTCTCCAAggaatcaaataatttattgcccctccccattaaaaaaaaaaaaaaaagaaacgaatATTCTCAGGGCTTaaatatgagagaaagagaacaTACAGAAGCATAAACTGTGCCCTCTGTAGGGGCACATCTGCTGCAATCACAGGGAACCCAAAACAGGTCACTCCCAGTGTCCAGCGCTACCATAAACTTCACTCCGGGCGTCCCTAACTGCACCGTCGTGTAATGCAAACTGAACAAAACCTCCACAAAACCCCAAAAAAACGAGAGGTAAAAGATCAAAAAAGATCAACAAAGAAATTACAGATTACAGCACAACAGGCATAGAACCATACAATCCCAGGGAGCTGATACGGAGGGTGGAGTTGCCGTCGGAGAAAGCAAGCGGCTCGTGGAGTTCAGAGAGCTTGCGGCCGCGGAGGATGCGATCACGGTCGGCGAGATCAGCGTAGTACTCGATACTGCCCTTCGCGGGGGCCGGAGAGAGCCTTGATCCGGCAGTCTCGGAAAATTTCTTGACCGGATCAGAGAAGCGGTGATGCATATTGAAGCTGAAAATGCGGCCGCCAAGGCTGGAGCAATGGGCACCCAAGAAAGAGATCAAGAAgataaggagg
This genomic interval from Juglans microcarpa x Juglans regia isolate MS1-56 chromosome 4D, Jm3101_v1.0, whole genome shotgun sequence contains the following:
- the LOC121259348 gene encoding aspartyl protease family protein 1-like; protein product: MAWPPFTSATLWVPCVLLLGLSSRICYGFGPTFSFDIHHRFSHPVKGFLGVDDLPVKGSVDYYVSMAHRDRLIRARHLAAIDGQSSPLTFANGNDTVLISSLGFLHYANVSVGTPSMSFLVALDTGSDLFWLPCDCKKDSCIDGLKSSSSGKEIKLNIYSPNTSSTSKKVSCDSTFCQQRPCSSANSNCAYEVAYLSSNTSSMGVLVEDVLHLVTDDDQPKVVNAQITFGCGQIQTGTFLSGAAPNGLFGLGMEDISVPSVLARNGLASNSFSMCFGADGIGKINFGNNGSSEQRETPFHVMQSHPTYNISITRITVGTSASELEFSAIFDSGTSFTLLSDPAYAFISESFNSQVQEKRHSPDSEIPFEYCYELSANQNNYTIPDMNLTMKGGDQYFLNDPTAVVQTPNGGYLYCLALLKSENINIIGQNFMVGYHLVFDREKMVLGWKDSNCYNDENSNILPTTPSHSPAVSPALAVNPETKQSSGNTSPIPVANHSSKWKSFTCTLTILLVSYLAIV
- the LOC121261357 gene encoding aspartyl protease family protein 1 is translated as MHESFWRSQPNNMFCFFKLLLLLLIFLISFLGAHCSSLGGRIFSFNMHHRFSDPVKKFSETAGSRLSPAPAKGSIEYYADLADRDRILRGRKLSELHEPLAFSDGNSTLRISSLGFLHYTTVQLGTPGVKFMVALDTGSDLFWVPCDCSRCAPTEGTVYASDFELNIYNPKGSSTSRNVTCNNSLCAHRSRCIGTFDNCPYMVSYVSAETSTSGILVEDVLHLTAEDSYHELFEAYITFGCGQVQSGSFLDVAAPNGLFGLGMEKISVPSILSSEGFTADSFSMCFGHDGIGRISFGDKGSPDQEETPFNLNPSHPNYNISVTQLRVGKTLIDVDFTALFDSGTSFTYLVEPTYARLAESFHSQAQDKRHPPDSRIPFEYCYDMSPRANASLIPSMSLTMKGGSQFAIHEPIIVINSQTELVYCLAVVKSRELNIIGQNLMTGYRVVFDREKLVLGWKKFDCYDKEDHNISPTKPHGTTVPPAVAAGLGNSSTPESTKETGNSSHGSAAWPLFCSHTSLTYFKFLITLFLLL